In Ammospiza caudacuta isolate bAmmCau1 chromosome 2, bAmmCau1.pri, whole genome shotgun sequence, a genomic segment contains:
- the TCAF2 gene encoding TRPM8 channel-associated factor 2 has translation MKPCATYEQLVDGVGPWDFTGGFVPCELLLVGEDAFPVLLSAKKQVLIAVSQYGKGRMVVVSHEGILKSPKFSQFLRNAMGWLKPCPEAVVGVHPQLDSLSQVLLEAGTRVQVEAKPGPSMGVFCMDAYDSSQARGIMDFVKGGGGLLVGGQAWYWASQHGKEKVLFEFPGNQVTSVAGVYFTGNTVEKGVFKVAKKIPKIPLVVPHQANLSRDAEFLLRGVPELDLVTGGIPSTLLVHGALSFPLCLDSSQRCLLAAARYGRGRVVVATHEGQLFSPKLARFLLNAVSWLDAGRKGLVGVNPSLEKLCSLLSQAEVKSQVSQLAGDISVYCCTSYGDKEAERIHAFVAEGGGLLMGGQAWYWASQNSGKAAVAKYPGNRILNRFGLSILGQCGQAAKYPALGPGEHYHFRRALLLFSTQLQGHQELTEPLKGWLRPLAKDCAAFLHIPARDCPAYASLHRILTKVLKRTGIPQVGRHCPVKSNSKEAVLLCMATELSLTMTDSATLVQKSAAGVCACPVTVEIDGTNPGKTAWRSTGLYLPEGHTAVITCPCLVVGAGLKVQVGCHTDDLSGAKELKRAPVVIRTCDVSCQKQSVSCLWGGLIYIIVPAKSALGSVPITVEGAVRAPFFKLGETCERQWEACIRHYPAPWAELAVENLILTVPSDSIRHMESPRPLLTLWDKIMVAISTLAAVPAKFPRPERIVTDVQISCGWMHAGYPIMGHLDSVKEMLDVEHMQTTGLWGPIHELGHNQQQQAWEFPPHTTEATCNLWSVYVHEEVLGIPRHEAHQALRPQCRKERIKDYLKKGAQLKDWNVWTALETYLQLQEGFGWDPFTHLFSDYQKISKIPKDNTSKMNLWAQKFSQQVNKNLAPFFTAWGWPIKKELSVELSSLPSWEQDPMRSYRP, from the exons ATGAAACCCTGTGCCACCTACGAGCAGTTAGTGGATGGTGTCGGGCCGTGGGACTTCACTGGAGGTTTTGTTCCCTGTGAGCTGCTCCTTGTTGGAGAGGACgccttccctgtgctcctgagcGCCAAGAAGCAGGTCCTGATTGCGGTCTCACAGTATGGCAAGGGCCGGATGGTGGTTGTTTCCCATGAAGGAATCCTGAAGAGCCCCAAGTTCTCCCAGTTTCTCAGGAATGCCATGGGGTGGCTCAAGCCTTGCCCGGAGGCCGTGGTTGGGGTTCATCCTCAGCTGGattccctgtcccaggtgctgctCGAGGCTGGCACCCGAGTGCAGGTGGAGGCAAAGCCCGGCCCGTCCATGGGGGTGTTCTGTATGGATGCCTATGACAGCTCCCAGGCCAGAGGCATCATGGACTTTGTCAAAGGGGGTGGAGGGCTGCTTGTTGGAGGCCAAGCCTGGTACTGGGCAAGTCAACACggcaaggagaaggtgctgttCGAATTCCCTGGGAACCAGGTGACCAGCGTGGCTGGCGTGTACTTCACAGGAAACACCGTGGAAAAAGGCGTCTTCAAAGTGGCCAAGAAGATTCCCAAGATCCCATTAGTTGTCCC GCACCAGGCCAACCTGAGCCGTGACGCTGAGTTTCTCCTGCGCGGTGTGCCAGAGCTGGATTTGGTGACGGGGGGCATCCCCTCCACCTTGCTGGTGCACGGAGCCCTGTCCTTCCCGCTGTGCCTGGACAGCTCCCAGCGCTGCCTCTTGGCTGCCGCACGCTATGGCCGCGGCCGCGTGGTGGTGGCCACCCATGAGGGCCAACTGTTCTCCCCAAAGCTGGCCAGATTCCTGCTCAATGCTGTCTCCTGGCTGGATGCCGGCAGGAAGGGGCTGGTGGGGGTGAATcccagcctggagaagctgtgtAGCCTGCTGTCTCAGGCAGAGGTGAAGTCGCAGGTGTCACAGCTGGCAGGTGACATCAGTGTGTACTGCTGCACTTCTTACGGTGACAAAGAAGCCGAGAGAATCCACGCTTTTGTGGCAGAGGGAGGTGGCCTGCTGATGGGGGGCCAGGCCTGGTACTGGGCTTCCCAGAACTCTGGCAAAGCTGCTGTGGCAAAATATCCTGGCAACAGGATCCTGAACCGCTTTGGGCTGAGCATCCTGGGGCAGTGCGGCCAGGCAGCCAAGtacccagccctggggccgGGGGAGCACTACCACTTCCGCAGGGCGCTCCTGCTCTTCAGCACGCAGCTGCAGGGACATCAGGAGCTCACGGAGCCCCTGAAGGGCTGGCTGCGCCCCCTGGCAAAGGACTGTGCTGCCTtcctgcacatcccagcccGCGACTGCCCGGCGTACGCCTCGCTGCACCGCATCCTGACCAAAGTGCTCAAGAGGACTGGGATCCCGCAGGTCGGCAGGCACTGCCCCGTCAAGAGCAACTCCAAAGAGGCAGTGCTTCTGTGCATGGCGACTGAGCTGTCCCTCACCATGACAGACAGCGCTACTCTGGTGCAGAAATCTGCTGCTGGGGTCTGTGCCTGCCCTGTCACTGTGGAAATTGATGGCACAAACCCAG GAAAGACAGCCTGGAGGAGCACAGGACTCTACCTCCCCGAAGGGCACACAGCAGTGATAACGTGCCCTTGCCTGGTGGTCGGTGCGGGCCTGAAG GTGCAGGTTGGGTGTCACACGGATGACCTCtctggagccaaggagctgaaacgGGCCCCAGTGGTAATCCGCACCTGTGATGTTTCCTGCCAGAAACAATCCGTTTCCTGCCTCTGGGGTGGCCTCATTTACATCATAGTACCAGCAAAGAGTGCATTGGGGAGCGTGCCCATCACGGTGGAAGGGGCAGTCAGAGCTCCTTTCTTCAAGCTGG GGGAGACCTGTGAAAGGCAGTGGGAGGCCTGTATCCGGCACTACCCTGctccctgggcagagctggctgttGAGAATCTCATCCTGACGGTGCCTTCTGACAGCATCCGCCACATGGAGAGCCCACGGCCGCTGCTGACCCTGTGGGACAAGATCATGGTGGCCATAAGCACGTTGGCAGCCGTGCCAGCAAAGTTCCCAAGGCCAGAGAGGATTGTAACAGATGTCCAGATCTCATGTG gctgGATGCATGCTGGCTACCCCATCATGGGCCACCTGGATTCAGTGAAGGAGATGTTAGACGTGGAGCACATGCAAACTACTGGTCTTTGGGGTCCCATCCATGAGCTGGGACACAATCAACAGCAGCAGGCATGGGAGTTCCCCCCTCACACCACAGAGGCCACATGCAACCTCTGGTCTGTCTATGTTCATGAGGAGGTGCTGGGCATTCCCAGGCATGAGGCCCATCAGGCACTCAGGCCACAGTGCCGCAAGGAAAGGATAAAAGACTATCTGAAGAAAGGTGCTCAGCTAAAGGACTGGAACGTGTGGACTGCTCTGGAGACATACCTGCAG CTGCAGGAAGGGTTTGGTTGGGACCCCTTCACCCACCTCTTCTCTGACTACCAGAAAATCTCCAAGATCCCAAAAGACAACACTTCTAAGATGAACCTGTGGGCACAGAAGTTTTCTCAGCAGGTGAATAAGAATTTGGCTCCATTCTTTACAGCCTGGGGATGGCCTATCAAGAAAGAACTGTCTGTGGAACTGTCCTCTCTACCCAGCTGGGAACAGGATCCAATGAGATCCTATAGACCATAA